TAAGTAAAGAATGAGCGTAAACTCCAGTTTCCATTCAGATTCGTTGGTCTGTTTAACTGTGAGCCTTTAAACAAATTAATATCACCAAACAAAGTAGTATCTGAAACTGCAATATAAGTAGCATTAGCTATGTAGTTGTCTGTAATTCCTGCTGAAACAAAAGCAAATAAACTATGAGAGTTGTTTGGATTTGCATGAGCAAATCTAGTGCCGATTGTATGACTATAAGTTTGTTTCAAATCAGGATTTCCGGCACTCAACAATAATGGGTTACTATTATCTATTACGTTTTGAAGCTGAGAAATCGAAGGCGGGTTTGTTGAAGTTCTATAAAACAGCCTGATATTGGTGCTTTTGGTGAATTGATGTCGAAACATTGCGATTGGAAGCAGGTTCTGGAATTTTCTGTTTACTTTGTCAGAAGGAGGTGGAATTTCAGGAAAAATCTGATGTCCCTCTAAATCGGCATACTGAAAATTCAGACCTAAATTAAAATTTGTTTTTTCAGAGTTGTAACGATAGCTTACTCCCCCCCTTTGAGTTTGGTAAGTGTTTTTGAATTCATTAGTCAGAAGCTCGTCCGGAATGGAATATTCATTTGTAATCTCATCTAAATTAAATGTAGCTTTATCGGAATGGCTTTTGGTGAGTGAAGGCTGATAACTAATCTGCAATTGGCCTTTTTCTCCAATTGGCTCGGTATAAGTAAGGTTTCCTGAAATAGTTCTACCTGTGTTTAAAATATCAGCTTCTTGTGAAAGCGAAATCAATGTATCGGGTAAGGTAAAAAATTCACTTTCAGACAATAATAGTGTATTGCCATTTCTGTCATTCCATTCTGTATTAATACTTGCCGAAATTGTTCTTCCTTTTTTTAAAAATTTCCTGCGATATAAAAGGTTGTTTGAGATATTATATCCTAAATAATCGGATGTAAAACTGTTGGATGATTGGTTCAACAAGTCTTCGATTAAAGAATTAGTAGCATTTAATGCTGATTCTGTTTTGTTTTGCTGTAAGTTTATTCTTGGAGTAATGATTATAGAGTTAAAACTATCAATAGTGTATTCCATACGCAAAGACAAGCGGTGATTCAGGTTTTTACTGTCTGAAGTATTTGATTCGTCATAAACTTGACCGGTAGCTCCGTTTGTATTGATAAAATTGCGAATGGAAGTTGATTTTTTCTCATTATTGGAATAATTGAAAAAATAGCTACCTGTAACATTCACTTTTTTTGCCCAAACATCCGAATAGTTCAATCCCAAAGCTGTAGTGGCAGATATTCCCCCTTGTGGGCCTACCAAAAAGTTTTTCATATCACCTCCCTGACCCCAGGAACCACCTCCGGATCTTGGTCCTCCTCCCCCACCGCCAAACCCGCCACCGGGTCTTCCTCCACCACCTCTGTTTTGTGAACCGGAAATTCCGACCAAATCCTGTGTATTAAAATTTTGCTGATTAATATTGTTAGTCAACCCAAGTATGGAAATACGCCTGTCTCCTTTAAAAAGATTGACATTTCCACCTGCCCAATACCGGTTATCGCTTCCATATCCGGCATATACTTTACCAAACTGTCCGGTATTTCGTCCGGCTTTGGTAACTATGTTCAGAGTTTTAACATCATTCCCGTCACTAAAGCCGGTAAACTGTGATTGTTCGCTCATTCGGTCAAATACCTGAATTTTATCCACTATTTCTGCAGGCAAATTTCTAAGGGCTATTGTAGCATCATCTCCAAAAAATTCTTTACCGTCAATTAAAACTTTTTTAACTTCTTCACCTTGTGCCTTAACAGTGCCGCCTTCTACCGTAATATTTGGCATTTTAGTGATCAAATCCTGAGCATCAGCGTCTTGATTCACTTTAAAAGCACCGGCATTATATTCAGTGGTATCGCCCTTTTGTTGTGTTCTTATTTGTGTGCTTTCAATTTGCACTTCATTTAAAAGTTTTACATTTTCTTTCAACCTAATAATTCCCAAATCAACCGGTTTATTAGACGAAATTGCAACTTGGTTATCGTAAACATGGTATCCTACAAAGCTAATACGAATTAAATAGTTTCCTTTGGCAACCTGATTTAGGATAAATTTTCCATCTAAATCTGCTGAAGCGCCTTTAATCAGGTTTGTAGTATCCGGCAATTTATACAAAGCAACGGTTGCTCCAACTAAAGGAATTTTACTTTCATGGTCTTCAATAATTCCGGAAATCGCGTTATTTTGAGCCGCGAGGGGAATAAAACCTGTAAGAATCAGAATTATAAATAAAAGTTTTTTAACCATGGTGAGTTGGGTATATCTTAAAATTCTAAAATTTCCACAATATTACAAAAACAGTTTTAACTCTTTTATGGTATATTGAGTTCATTTACAAAGCTTACTTTAACGTTTGTTTAACATTAAACTGATTACTTTATCAGATTGATGAGCAATTGGAACAAAGCATTTAAACAATTTGAAATTTAAAAACTTTATAACAGACCGACTATGAAATGGTATCAACATATCAATTTGGGGTGTTTACTCTTTCGTTCTTTAATTGGCAGTGCTTACATGATACATGGCTTGCCAAAGTTGTCAGGAGGACCTGAAAGATGGGCTAAAGTTGGAAAAGCTATGGGAAACCTGGGTATTGATTTTTTTCCCGAGTTTTGGGGATTAT
This is a stretch of genomic DNA from Sphingobacteriales bacterium. It encodes these proteins:
- a CDS encoding TonB-dependent receptor, producing MVKKLLFIILILTGFIPLAAQNNAISGIIEDHESKIPLVGATVALYKLPDTTNLIKGASADLDGKFILNQVAKGNYLIRISFVGYHVYDNQVAISSNKPVDLGIIRLKENVKLLNEVQIESTQIRTQQKGDTTEYNAGAFKVNQDADAQDLITKMPNITVEGGTVKAQGEEVKKVLIDGKEFFGDDATIALRNLPAEIVDKIQVFDRMSEQSQFTGFSDGNDVKTLNIVTKAGRNTGQFGKVYAGYGSDNRYWAGGNVNLFKGDRRISILGLTNNINQQNFNTQDLVGISGSQNRGGGGRPGGGFGGGGGGPRSGGGSWGQGGDMKNFLVGPQGGISATTALGLNYSDVWAKKVNVTGSYFFNYSNNEKKSTSIRNFINTNGATGQVYDESNTSDSKNLNHRLSLRMEYTIDSFNSIIITPRINLQQNKTESALNATNSLIEDLLNQSSNSFTSDYLGYNISNNLLYRRKFLKKGRTISASINTEWNDRNGNTLLLSESEFFTLPDTLISLSQEADILNTGRTISGNLTYTEPIGEKGQLQISYQPSLTKSHSDKATFNLDEITNEYSIPDELLTNEFKNTYQTQRGGVSYRYNSEKTNFNLGLNFQYADLEGHQIFPEIPPPSDKVNRKFQNLLPIAMFRHQFTKSTNIRLFYRTSTNPPSISQLQNVIDNSNPLLLSAGNPDLKQTYSHTIGTRFAHANPNNSHSLFAFVSAGITDNYIANATYIAVSDTTLFGDINLFKGSQLNRPTNLNGNWSLRSFFTYGLPVKALKSNLNINGGATYGRTPGLINNQLNYANTYNVNAGFVLGSNISESLDFTLSYSANYNIVNNTLIPQSDNNYYSQQVGAKFSWLFWKGFVINSDINQTYFTGLNSELTQQFTLWNVGLGYKFLKNNAAEIQLRVYDLLNQNNSIGRNVTETYIEDTQTDVLRRYAMLTFIYNLRQFKTTEK